One genomic segment of Microbacterium maritypicum includes these proteins:
- a CDS encoding potassium transporter Trk, translating to MAPTDSHQTVEATVRRVPRYGVLMGIGVVVGVIAAGILTWTGSFDESQALDVVYPPGQVFGFLLLWTVPIGIALGGIAGLIMERLARRHDRVVRVDRETVVEED from the coding sequence ATGGCCCCCACCGACTCCCACCAGACCGTCGAAGCGACCGTGCGCCGCGTGCCGCGGTACGGCGTGCTCATGGGCATCGGCGTCGTGGTCGGCGTGATCGCGGCCGGCATCCTCACCTGGACCGGCAGCTTCGACGAGTCGCAGGCCCTCGACGTCGTCTACCCGCCCGGTCAAGTGTTCGGTTTCCTGCTGCTGTGGACCGTTCCGATCGGCATTGCGCTCGGCGGCATCGCCGGCCTGATCATGGAGCGCCTCGCCCGTCGTCACGACCGGGTCGTGCGGGTCGACCGCGAGACCGTCGTCGAAGAGGACTGA
- the purD gene encoding phosphoribosylamine--glycine ligase → MKILVLGSGAREHAIILALRAEQTEHEIFVAPGNAGIAQDATPVSVDPLDGGAVTAFAHEHAIDLVVVGPEAPLVAGVADALRVRGIPVFGPGKAAAQLEGSKSFAKRVMDAAGVPTGRAVRAATTAEVESAFDELGAPYVVKADGLAAGKGVIVTSDRAEALAHAEQYLPAGPVLIEEFLSGPEVSLFFLSDGDTVRALSPAQDFKRALDGDAGPNTGGMGAYSPLPWLAEQFGSEQAFVEEVTRDVALPVVRQLDAEGTPFIGLLYAGLILTPAGVRVIEFNARFGDPETQIVLPRLVTPLSELLFAAASGTLEDQPEPVFSDEVAITVVLASEGYPEAPQTGRPIEGLADAAAVEGVRLVHAATASPDAPGGSLIATGGRVLNVVAVASDFRTARDRAYEAIAHIRLDGSHYRTDIAARVAE, encoded by the coding sequence GTGAAGATTCTCGTCCTCGGTTCCGGTGCCCGTGAGCACGCGATCATCCTCGCCCTGCGGGCCGAGCAGACGGAGCACGAGATCTTCGTCGCTCCCGGCAACGCCGGCATCGCCCAGGATGCGACCCCTGTCTCGGTCGATCCCCTCGACGGCGGGGCGGTCACCGCATTCGCGCACGAGCACGCGATCGACCTGGTCGTGGTGGGCCCGGAGGCTCCCCTCGTCGCCGGCGTCGCCGATGCCCTGCGGGTGCGGGGCATCCCCGTGTTCGGACCGGGCAAGGCGGCCGCACAGCTGGAGGGCTCGAAGTCGTTCGCGAAGCGGGTCATGGACGCCGCCGGTGTGCCCACCGGTCGCGCCGTCCGCGCCGCCACCACCGCCGAGGTCGAGAGCGCATTCGACGAACTCGGTGCCCCGTACGTGGTCAAGGCCGACGGTCTGGCTGCGGGCAAGGGCGTCATCGTCACGTCCGACCGCGCCGAGGCCCTCGCGCACGCCGAACAGTATCTTCCCGCCGGCCCGGTGCTGATCGAGGAGTTCCTCTCCGGCCCCGAGGTCTCCCTCTTCTTCCTGAGCGATGGCGACACCGTGCGTGCGCTCAGCCCCGCGCAGGACTTCAAGCGTGCGCTCGACGGCGACGCCGGACCCAACACGGGTGGCATGGGCGCCTATTCGCCGCTGCCCTGGCTCGCCGAGCAGTTCGGCAGCGAGCAGGCCTTCGTCGAGGAGGTCACGCGCGACGTGGCGCTCCCCGTGGTCCGTCAGCTCGACGCCGAGGGCACGCCGTTCATCGGTCTGCTGTACGCGGGGCTGATCCTGACCCCGGCGGGTGTGCGCGTCATCGAGTTCAACGCGCGTTTCGGCGACCCCGAGACGCAGATCGTGCTGCCGCGGCTGGTCACCCCGCTGTCGGAGCTGCTATTCGCCGCGGCATCCGGAACCCTCGAGGACCAGCCCGAGCCCGTGTTCAGCGACGAGGTGGCGATCACGGTCGTGCTGGCCAGCGAGGGCTACCCCGAGGCGCCGCAGACCGGGCGGCCCATCGAGGGCCTCGCAGACGCCGCCGCCGTCGAAGGCGTCCGCCTCGTGCACGCCGCGACCGCGAGCCCGGATGCGCCCGGTGGATCGCTCATCGCCACGGGTGGCCGTGTGCTGAACGTGGTGGCCGTCGCCTCCGACTTCCGCACTGCGCGCGACCGGGCCTACGAAGCGATCGCCCACATCCGCCTCGACGGATCGCACTACCGCACCGACATCGCCGCCCGCGTCGCCGAATAG
- a CDS encoding heme/hemin ABC transporter substrate-binding protein: MRRVSALILVAALTVGLTACAEPGATAAPATAADDDCPQASVPLDALDLIDDVRGHTGPSTACLSTHAIEPVDDDSAPKLPVTVTDSEGHEVEIADIDRILPIDISGTIASTVFALGLGDQVVGRDASTVFAGTEELPVVTKTGHTLNAEAILELAPTVVLTDTTIGPKEVRQQLRDAGIAVVVISSDRRLDTTDELVTEIAAALGVPRRGETLIARLDTSVDETLAEIAAVVPTDEADRARMLFLYVRGSANVYYIFGEDSGADSLIDAVGGVDVAAEIGWEGMKPMTAEALVAAQPDVLVMMTDGLESVGGIDGLIERIPAVAQTPAGVNRRVIDMADSEILSFGPRTADVIGALARALYAPEPAT; this comes from the coding sequence ATGCGTCGCGTCTCCGCCCTTATCCTCGTCGCCGCTCTCACCGTCGGGCTCACGGCGTGCGCAGAGCCGGGGGCCACGGCCGCACCGGCTACCGCCGCGGATGACGACTGCCCTCAGGCATCCGTCCCGCTCGATGCGCTCGACCTGATCGACGACGTGCGCGGCCACACCGGCCCCTCCACCGCCTGCCTCTCGACCCATGCGATCGAGCCCGTCGACGACGACAGCGCTCCGAAGCTGCCTGTGACGGTGACCGACAGCGAAGGCCACGAGGTCGAGATCGCCGACATCGACCGCATCCTCCCGATCGACATCTCGGGCACGATCGCGTCGACCGTGTTCGCGCTCGGACTCGGCGACCAGGTCGTCGGCCGCGACGCCTCCACCGTCTTCGCCGGCACCGAAGAGCTCCCGGTCGTGACCAAGACCGGCCACACGCTCAACGCCGAGGCGATTCTCGAGCTGGCGCCGACCGTGGTCCTCACCGACACCACGATCGGTCCGAAGGAGGTCCGTCAGCAGCTGCGCGACGCGGGCATCGCCGTCGTCGTGATCTCCAGCGATCGCCGTCTCGACACCACCGACGAGCTGGTGACCGAGATCGCCGCTGCGCTCGGGGTGCCGCGCCGGGGTGAGACCCTCATCGCACGGCTCGACACCTCCGTCGACGAGACGCTCGCAGAGATCGCCGCCGTCGTGCCCACCGACGAGGCCGACCGCGCCCGGATGCTCTTCCTCTACGTGCGCGGCAGCGCCAACGTGTACTACATCTTCGGTGAGGACTCCGGAGCGGACTCCCTGATCGACGCGGTCGGCGGCGTCGATGTGGCGGCCGAGATCGGCTGGGAGGGCATGAAGCCGATGACCGCCGAAGCCCTTGTCGCCGCACAGCCGGACGTGCTGGTGATGATGACGGACGGCCTCGAATCGGTGGGAGGCATCGACGGACTCATCGAGCGGATCCCCGCCGTGGCTCAGACCCCTGCCGGCGTGAACCGTCGCGTGATCGACATGGCCGACAGCGAGATCCTCAGCTTCGGCCCGCGCACCGCCGACGTGATCGGCGCCCTGGCCCGCGCCCTGTACGCCCCCGAGCCCGCGACGTGA
- a CDS encoding HtaA domain-containing protein translates to MNASATASSGSARIRVLLAAFVSFLLVAAGAVIVPPAHAAGAAVTAAVASAGTSGVSVQVQVSGLPEVEGAYAALIVKGTESGLSGGGGYAAFVMPTVAGGESTFTLDAPAGSLDRTKAYEVLVWQKHSNPNETTIYGRGDVAVSAGQWDAVFGTVPTDPGTDPGTDPGTDPGTDPGTDPGTDPGTDPGTDPGTDPGETPKSAAIEVFLADGTTPAAGVALKAGDKVVVKGSGYDPAANLGTEGRGVPIPKHLPQGTYVVFGNFASAWQPSAGAASSARSVGTQVWALAEGVLNQVPAQYQGAIRAQWVDIAADGTFQATLTLKDAATAPGSYGVYTYAAGGVINADQERSVALNYSENPTVSAVVKTATAKDGLTVTASASKLGAITGAYVALIEKGTEANVTGSSGFLAMQYVRPISGGVFTVDLTAAADTLDRTKSYEVIVWKQHSNPDASTIYARSSITVTDAQWESLQPAPVSAAIEVFLADGTTPAAGVPLKAGDEVVVKGVGYDPAANIGGRGVPIPKHLPQGTYVVFGNFASTWQPSTGAASSTRSVGSQAWALAEGVLNEVPAQYQGAIRAQWVDIAADGTFQAALTLKDAATTPGSYGVYTYAAGGVINADQERSVALDYGVTPAVTPTAKSVTAKDGLTVTASASKLGAVTGAYVAVIEKGTEADVTSSSGFLAMQYVRNITGGAFTVDLTAAADTLDRTKSYEVIVWKQHSMPDASTIYARGAVTVTDAQWDTLFPAGPTVVTTVKTATAKDGLTVAAAATNLGEIPGAYVALVEAGTEADVSADGGFLAMQWAQKVTFGAFSIDLTTAAKNLDRTKSYEVIVWKQHSNPDASTIYARSGVTITSAQWDALFDVEVPEVPETPVTPTTPAANVPGGSLRWAISSSFTNYITSDIAKGSIAVSDGATRSGGQFQFGQTVGGDFDIATGLGSVVYRGSVRFTGHQGVLDVTVSNPQIRITSANLATLYVTSGGAQVPFATLDLSNAARIAANGAVTYTAAPAALTAEGRDRVLSGYGTTLNPVTFTIGSVSAAPAGSSGTVAAAAVTSKTTLPATPPATEGIDADEANLSALASGRPATVSASGFRANEQGIKVVVYSTPVLLDTVTADANGVATWSGALPASLEDGAHTLTFQGSVNRGLAFTLNRATTAIGVCTVEGATLEWGYKESFRTYIEGIAKGGWTLTDVAYRYPDYVWENGTGSFDDKTLAGLVSYGGSITFTGHEGALNTTLANAGVELAGEKGYLVFDVTGTTQGGERIDQKGVRLAEFPLGDAAAADGVLTLDAIPTTLTEAGASAFGTYAAGEELDPVTAVIPVGADCGVAEEKPDSDSAATAVVTTANEPADAEGAPVWPWIVGGLLVILLAATGGVLIVRRNREAETADTATEL, encoded by the coding sequence GTGAACGCCTCAGCCACAGCATCCTCAGGGAGCGCCCGCATACGCGTGCTGCTCGCCGCTTTCGTCTCCTTCCTCCTCGTCGCCGCCGGTGCGGTGATCGTCCCGCCCGCGCACGCCGCCGGCGCGGCGGTCACAGCCGCGGTCGCCTCCGCGGGAACCTCGGGGGTGAGCGTGCAGGTGCAGGTCAGCGGTCTGCCCGAGGTCGAAGGCGCCTACGCGGCCCTCATCGTGAAGGGCACGGAGTCCGGGCTCAGCGGCGGGGGCGGGTACGCCGCGTTCGTCATGCCGACGGTCGCGGGAGGGGAGAGCACGTTCACGCTCGACGCGCCGGCCGGCTCGCTGGACCGCACGAAGGCGTACGAAGTGCTCGTCTGGCAGAAGCACTCGAATCCGAACGAGACCACGATCTACGGCCGGGGCGATGTCGCCGTCTCGGCCGGGCAGTGGGACGCGGTGTTCGGCACCGTTCCCACCGACCCGGGAACCGACCCGGGAACCGACCCGGGAACTGACCCCGGTACGGATCCGGGTACCGACCCCGGAACTGACCCCGGTACGGATCCGGGTACCGACCCCGGTACGGATCCGGGTGAGACCCCGAAGTCGGCGGCGATCGAGGTTTTCCTCGCCGACGGCACGACTCCGGCCGCAGGCGTGGCGCTCAAGGCGGGCGACAAGGTGGTCGTGAAGGGTTCCGGCTACGACCCGGCCGCGAACCTCGGGACCGAGGGCCGTGGTGTGCCGATCCCGAAGCACCTCCCGCAGGGGACCTACGTCGTGTTCGGCAACTTCGCCTCGGCATGGCAGCCCTCCGCCGGGGCCGCGTCATCGGCCCGCTCGGTGGGTACGCAGGTCTGGGCTCTGGCCGAGGGCGTGCTGAACCAGGTCCCTGCGCAGTACCAGGGTGCGATCCGCGCGCAGTGGGTCGACATCGCGGCCGACGGCACGTTCCAGGCGACTCTGACACTGAAGGATGCCGCGACGGCGCCGGGGTCTTACGGCGTCTACACCTACGCGGCCGGTGGCGTGATCAATGCCGACCAGGAGCGCAGCGTCGCCCTGAACTACAGCGAGAACCCCACGGTCTCCGCGGTCGTGAAGACGGCCACCGCGAAGGACGGCCTGACCGTCACGGCATCCGCGTCGAAGCTCGGTGCGATCACCGGCGCGTACGTCGCACTGATCGAGAAGGGCACCGAGGCGAACGTCACGGGCAGCAGCGGGTTCCTCGCGATGCAGTACGTGCGTCCGATCTCGGGCGGCGTCTTCACGGTCGACCTGACCGCCGCCGCCGACACGCTCGACCGCACGAAGTCCTACGAGGTCATCGTCTGGAAGCAGCACTCGAACCCTGACGCGAGCACCATCTACGCCCGCTCGAGCATCACCGTCACCGACGCGCAGTGGGAGAGCCTGCAGCCCGCCCCGGTCTCCGCAGCGATCGAGGTGTTCCTCGCCGACGGCACCACCCCGGCGGCCGGAGTGCCGCTCAAGGCCGGTGACGAGGTCGTGGTGAAGGGTGTGGGCTACGACCCGGCCGCGAACATCGGCGGACGCGGGGTGCCGATCCCGAAGCACCTTCCGCAGGGCACCTACGTCGTCTTCGGCAACTTCGCCTCGACATGGCAGCCGTCCACGGGTGCCGCATCGTCGACACGTTCGGTCGGCTCGCAGGCCTGGGCTCTGGCCGAGGGCGTGCTGAACGAGGTCCCTGCGCAGTATCAGGGCGCGATCCGTGCGCAGTGGGTCGACATCGCGGCCGACGGAACGTTCCAGGCGGCCTTGACGCTGAAGGACGCGGCCACGACGCCCGGTTCTTACGGCGTCTACACCTACGCGGCCGGTGGAGTGATCAATGCCGACCAGGAGCGCAGCGTCGCCCTGGACTACGGCGTCACCCCGGCCGTGACGCCCACGGCGAAGTCTGTGACCGCGAAGGACGGCCTGACCGTCACGGCATCCGCGTCGAAGCTCGGTGCGGTCACCGGCGCGTACGTCGCCGTCATCGAGAAGGGCACCGAGGCGGACGTCACCAGCAGCAGCGGATTCCTCGCGATGCAGTACGTGCGCAACATCACCGGAGGCGCGTTCACCGTCGACCTGACCGCGGCCGCCGACACGCTCGACCGTACGAAGTCGTACGAGGTCATCGTCTGGAAGCAGCACTCGATGCCCGATGCGAGCACGATCTACGCGCGGGGCGCCGTCACGGTGACCGACGCGCAGTGGGACACCCTCTTCCCGGCAGGGCCGACCGTCGTCACGACGGTGAAGACGGCGACGGCGAAGGACGGTCTGACCGTCGCGGCCGCAGCCACGAATCTGGGCGAGATCCCCGGCGCATACGTCGCACTGGTCGAAGCCGGAACCGAGGCAGACGTGAGCGCCGATGGCGGGTTCCTCGCGATGCAGTGGGCGCAGAAGGTCACGTTCGGCGCCTTCTCGATCGACCTCACGACCGCGGCGAAGAACCTCGACCGCACGAAGTCGTATGAGGTCATCGTGTGGAAGCAGCACTCGAATCCCGATGCGAGCACGATCTACGCCCGATCGGGCGTGACCATCACGTCCGCACAGTGGGACGCACTGTTCGACGTGGAGGTGCCGGAGGTGCCCGAGACACCGGTCACGCCGACGACCCCGGCGGCGAACGTTCCCGGCGGCTCCCTCCGCTGGGCGATCTCCTCGTCGTTCACGAACTACATCACGAGCGATATCGCCAAGGGCTCGATCGCGGTCTCCGACGGGGCGACCCGTTCGGGCGGCCAGTTCCAGTTCGGCCAGACGGTCGGCGGCGACTTCGACATCGCCACCGGTCTCGGCAGCGTCGTGTACCGCGGTTCCGTGCGTTTCACCGGACACCAGGGCGTGCTCGATGTGACCGTGTCGAACCCGCAGATCCGCATCACGTCCGCGAACCTTGCGACGCTGTACGTCACGAGCGGCGGTGCGCAGGTGCCGTTCGCGACCCTCGACCTCTCGAATGCGGCGCGCATCGCGGCCAACGGTGCGGTGACGTACACGGCAGCCCCCGCGGCGCTGACCGCCGAGGGACGCGACCGCGTGCTGTCGGGCTACGGCACCACGCTGAACCCCGTGACGTTCACGATCGGCTCCGTCTCCGCGGCGCCGGCAGGGTCGAGCGGCACGGTCGCAGCGGCGGCCGTCACGTCGAAGACCACGCTCCCGGCGACCCCGCCGGCGACCGAGGGCATCGACGCCGACGAGGCCAACCTGTCGGCGCTCGCCTCAGGGCGGCCGGCGACGGTGTCGGCATCCGGATTCCGCGCGAACGAGCAGGGAATCAAGGTCGTCGTCTACTCCACCCCGGTTCTGCTCGACACCGTGACGGCCGACGCGAACGGCGTCGCCACCTGGTCGGGTGCACTCCCGGCAAGTCTCGAGGACGGCGCGCACACGCTCACGTTCCAGGGCTCGGTGAACCGCGGTCTCGCGTTCACGCTGAACAGGGCCACGACCGCGATCGGCGTCTGCACGGTCGAGGGCGCCACGCTCGAGTGGGGCTACAAGGAGTCGTTCCGCACCTACATCGAGGGCATCGCGAAGGGCGGCTGGACGCTGACCGACGTCGCCTACCGGTACCCCGACTACGTGTGGGAGAACGGCACCGGTTCGTTCGACGACAAGACCCTCGCCGGCCTGGTCTCGTACGGCGGGAGCATCACGTTCACCGGTCACGAGGGAGCGCTGAACACGACGCTCGCGAACGCCGGTGTCGAGCTCGCCGGAGAGAAGGGCTATCTCGTCTTCGACGTGACCGGCACCACGCAGGGCGGAGAGCGCATCGACCAGAAGGGCGTGCGTCTCGCAGAGTTCCCCCTCGGCGATGCGGCCGCGGCCGACGGTGTGTTGACGCTCGACGCGATCCCGACCACGCTGACAGAGGCCGGCGCATCCGCGTTCGGCACCTACGCCGCGGGTGAGGAGCTCGACCCGGTCACCGCCGTGATCCCGGTCGGCGCCGACTGCGGCGTCGCCGAGGAGAAGCCCGACTCCGACTCCGCGGCGACCGCAGTGGTGACCACCGCGAACGAGCCTGCGGACGCCGAAGGCGCCCCGGTGTGGCCGTGGATCGTCGGCGGCCTGCTCGTCATCCTGCTCGCGGCGACCGGCGGTGTGCTGATCGTCCGCCGCAACCGCGAGGCCGAGACCGCCGACACGGCGACCGAGCTCTAG
- a CDS encoding heme ABC transporter ATP-binding protein, translated as MGMTVRLRGAGLTVRVGEGRTILDDASIEIHSGEIHALVGPNGAGKSTLFGVLAGDVMAQAGSVELDGQPIDRVKPRMLAQQRAVLLQENTVTFPFSAEQVVRMGRTPWARTPAADDDDERVSTAMAQTEVTALSARAVPSLSGGERARVALARVIAQSTGILLLDEPTAALDLKHHEDVMRLIRGRADAGIAVAIVLHDLNAALAHADRVTLLADGRVAATGTAAEVLTAGRIEQVYGQAVDVFPHPVTGVPLVVARR; from the coding sequence ATGGGCATGACCGTGCGGCTGCGCGGAGCGGGACTCACGGTCCGTGTCGGCGAGGGGCGGACGATCCTCGACGACGCGTCCATCGAGATTCATTCCGGAGAGATCCACGCCCTCGTCGGGCCGAACGGGGCGGGCAAGTCCACTCTGTTCGGGGTGCTCGCGGGAGACGTCATGGCACAGGCCGGTTCGGTCGAGCTCGACGGCCAGCCGATCGACCGCGTCAAGCCGCGCATGCTCGCCCAGCAGCGTGCCGTGCTTCTGCAGGAGAACACCGTCACCTTCCCCTTCAGCGCAGAGCAGGTCGTGCGCATGGGGCGGACGCCCTGGGCGCGCACGCCCGCGGCTGACGATGACGACGAGCGGGTGTCCACGGCGATGGCGCAGACCGAGGTGACGGCGCTCAGTGCCCGCGCGGTGCCCTCCCTCTCCGGCGGCGAGCGCGCCAGGGTCGCCCTCGCCCGCGTTATCGCCCAGAGCACCGGCATCCTGCTGCTCGACGAACCGACCGCCGCCCTCGACCTGAAGCACCACGAAGACGTCATGCGGCTGATCCGTGGGCGTGCGGATGCCGGGATCGCGGTGGCCATCGTGCTGCACGACCTCAATGCCGCGCTCGCGCACGCCGACCGCGTCACGCTCCTCGCCGACGGCCGGGTGGCAGCGACGGGCACCGCCGCGGAAGTGCTGACGGCGGGCCGGATCGAGCAGGTCTACGGCCAAGCGGTCGACGTGTTCCCGCACCCCGTGACGGGGGTCCCCCTGGTGGTCGCGCGGCGCTGA
- a CDS encoding VOC family protein, producing the protein MPVTGPDFISLQARDLAASQAFYEHYLGLVRSPAGPPHAVVFETRPIAFALRDVAPDTDFTDVAQPGIGAAIWLHATDVQAIHDALLADGHTIVADPIDGPFGRTFTFADPDGYRITLHDRA; encoded by the coding sequence ATGCCCGTCACCGGCCCCGATTTCATCTCCCTGCAGGCACGCGATCTCGCCGCCTCGCAGGCGTTCTACGAGCACTATCTCGGCCTCGTCCGCTCTCCGGCCGGTCCCCCTCACGCCGTCGTCTTCGAGACGAGACCCATCGCGTTCGCCCTCCGTGACGTCGCACCGGACACCGATTTCACCGATGTAGCCCAACCCGGCATCGGCGCTGCGATCTGGCTCCACGCCACCGACGTGCAGGCCATCCACGACGCGCTCCTCGCCGATGGCCACACCATCGTCGCGGACCCGATCGACGGACCCTTCGGACGGACCTTCACCTTCGCCGACCCCGACGGGTACCGGATCACCCTCCACGATCGCGCCTGA
- a CDS encoding NUDIX hydrolase, with the protein MSMHPQGARAELLTAVADHSWGVRIPPLADPQSAHDAAVLILFGVLDRIPASTTGPAVARDLDVLLQRRAPTLSSHPGQVSFPGGRVDPGDADVVATALREAEEETGLDPTGVEILATLPVIPLAASNHLVTPVLAWWRSPSRVVAVDHAETVEVFRVPVAQLLDPETRFTSTITRMGHTFRGPAFDVDGTIVWGFTAMVLDALFDAAGWTVPWDATVERTVDL; encoded by the coding sequence ATGAGTATGCATCCCCAGGGCGCCCGCGCCGAGCTGCTCACGGCCGTCGCCGACCACTCGTGGGGAGTGCGCATCCCCCCACTCGCCGACCCGCAGAGTGCCCACGATGCGGCCGTGCTCATCTTGTTCGGCGTGCTCGATCGCATCCCCGCGTCCACCACCGGCCCCGCCGTCGCGCGTGACCTCGACGTGCTGCTGCAGCGGCGCGCGCCCACGCTCTCCTCACATCCCGGACAGGTCTCCTTCCCCGGCGGCCGCGTGGACCCGGGCGATGCCGATGTCGTCGCGACGGCCCTGCGCGAGGCCGAGGAGGAGACCGGGCTCGATCCGACCGGCGTCGAGATCCTGGCCACGCTGCCCGTGATCCCACTCGCCGCGAGCAACCATCTCGTCACGCCGGTGCTGGCGTGGTGGAGGTCGCCCTCGCGGGTCGTGGCGGTCGACCATGCCGAGACGGTCGAGGTGTTCCGCGTGCCCGTCGCGCAGCTGCTCGACCCGGAGACCCGGTTCACATCGACCATCACACGGATGGGGCACACGTTCCGCGGCCCGGCGTTCGACGTCGACGGCACGATCGTCTGGGGCTTCACCGCGATGGTGCTCGACGCGCTCTTCGACGCGGCCGGTTGGACCGTGCCGTGGGACGCCACCGTGGAGCGGACCGTCGACCTCTGA
- a CDS encoding sterol carrier family protein, whose translation MARKIDIADGRTALDAVRAAEAAGAKPQRTDLATAVRYLLQLLDEKAPGNSVEVRVPPFGAVQVIQGPRHTRGTPPNVVEMDAATWIAVSTGAERWADAASGGRIHASGTRADLSDVLPVRP comes from the coding sequence ATGGCCAGGAAGATCGACATCGCGGACGGGCGCACGGCTCTCGATGCCGTCCGCGCCGCGGAGGCCGCGGGTGCGAAGCCGCAGCGCACCGACCTCGCCACCGCCGTGCGCTACCTGCTGCAGCTGCTCGACGAGAAGGCACCGGGCAACAGCGTCGAGGTGCGGGTGCCGCCGTTCGGTGCGGTGCAGGTCATCCAGGGTCCTCGACACACCCGTGGTACGCCGCCCAACGTCGTCGAGATGGATGCCGCGACCTGGATCGCCGTCTCCACCGGCGCGGAGCGATGGGCGGATGCCGCGTCCGGCGGACGCATCCACGCGTCCGGCACGCGTGCCGACCTGAGCGACGTCCTTCCCGTGCGTCCGTAG
- a CDS encoding MarR family winged helix-turn-helix transcriptional regulator: protein MSQDRAGIDLDTSLGYLLKEASSALRAAMEEVLRPLGMTITHYSCLELLAQRPGLSNSELARGAFVTRQSMNVLLQALERDGFVTRPTEAPVGKALPARLTDRGRESLATATAAVRSVEVRMLSGMSEGEQAGALKILRSMIRSLREES from the coding sequence ATGAGTCAAGACCGCGCCGGCATCGACCTCGACACCTCGTTGGGCTACCTGCTCAAGGAGGCGTCCAGTGCCCTGCGCGCGGCGATGGAAGAGGTCCTGCGCCCGCTCGGGATGACCATCACCCACTACTCCTGCCTCGAACTGCTCGCGCAACGGCCCGGCCTGTCGAATTCTGAGCTCGCACGCGGCGCCTTCGTCACGCGGCAGTCCATGAACGTGCTGCTCCAGGCGCTGGAACGGGACGGGTTCGTGACCAGACCGACGGAGGCTCCGGTCGGCAAAGCCCTCCCCGCCCGCCTCACCGATCGCGGTCGGGAGAGCCTCGCGACCGCGACTGCTGCCGTCCGCTCGGTCGAGGTCCGGATGCTGTCCGGCATGAGCGAGGGCGAGCAGGCCGGAGCGTTGAAGATCCTCCGGAGCATGATCCGCTCGCTGCGCGAGGAGTCCTAG
- a CDS encoding FecCD family ABC transporter permease: MTGEVATPTPTRYRGLRFALVTVGLMVALAITGIVSITSGQYDLSPTSLIGVLLRGVGIDTAWAPTASTDYGVIFNLRMPRIVLGLLVGAALAVSGVLMQAIFGNPLADAGVVGVSSGAALGAAASITFGLATFGMWTTPAFAFLGGLIAVFSVYFISRSGGRTEVVTLLLTGIAINAIAGAGMAFLTFLGTTSTREQIVFWQLGSLNGALWSNIQLVAPLVLIGVVVALIVAPSLDLFALGERTARHLGVNVELLRIVVIVTVALLVCAAVAFAGIIGFAGLVVPHLMRMLIGPAHLPLVIASALGGALLIAVADLVARTAVPLADLPIGMITSLVGGPFFLWLLVRTRRRSGGWA; this comes from the coding sequence GTGACCGGGGAGGTCGCCACCCCGACTCCGACGAGGTACCGGGGCCTGCGGTTCGCCCTGGTGACGGTCGGCCTGATGGTCGCTCTCGCGATCACCGGGATCGTGTCGATCACGAGCGGGCAGTACGACCTCTCCCCCACCTCCCTGATCGGCGTGCTGCTGCGCGGGGTCGGGATCGACACCGCGTGGGCGCCGACAGCTTCCACCGACTACGGCGTGATCTTCAATCTGCGGATGCCGCGCATCGTGCTGGGCCTCCTCGTCGGCGCCGCCCTCGCCGTCTCGGGCGTTCTCATGCAGGCGATCTTCGGCAACCCGCTCGCGGATGCGGGGGTCGTCGGCGTCTCCTCGGGTGCCGCGCTGGGCGCTGCGGCGAGCATCACGTTCGGGCTGGCGACCTTCGGGATGTGGACCACACCCGCCTTCGCGTTCCTCGGCGGCCTGATCGCGGTGTTCTCGGTGTACTTCATCAGTCGCTCCGGCGGCCGCACCGAGGTCGTGACCCTCCTGCTCACGGGCATCGCGATCAATGCGATCGCGGGCGCCGGGATGGCCTTCCTCACCTTTCTCGGCACCACATCCACTCGCGAGCAGATCGTGTTCTGGCAGCTCGGCTCACTCAACGGGGCCCTGTGGTCGAACATCCAGCTGGTGGCTCCGCTCGTGCTGATCGGCGTGGTGGTCGCGCTGATCGTCGCCCCGAGTCTCGACCTCTTCGCCCTCGGCGAGCGCACCGCCCGGCACCTCGGCGTCAACGTCGAGCTGTTGCGGATCGTGGTCATCGTCACCGTGGCCCTCCTGGTGTGCGCGGCGGTGGCGTTCGCCGGCATCATCGGCTTCGCCGGGCTCGTCGTGCCGCATCTCATGCGCATGCTGATCGGCCCCGCCCACCTGCCGCTCGTGATCGCCTCGGCTCTCGGCGGCGCACTGCTCATCGCGGTCGCCGACCTGGTCGCACGCACCGCCGTGCCGCTCGCCGACCTGCCGATCGGCATGATCACCTCGCTCGTGGGCGGCCCCTTCTTCCTGTGGCTCCTCGTGCGCACGCGGCGTCGCTCGGGAGGATGGGCATGA